One window of the Sparus aurata chromosome 7, fSpaAur1.1, whole genome shotgun sequence genome contains the following:
- the LOC115584822 gene encoding protein bicaudal D homolog 2 isoform X1, which produces MLEADADLAGQAVEEEGEAEMGSRDWKSEVVRLTLELQEATEEKLQAARYGLVVLEESAALKKKHRQLEEEHEALRTELQQLKEAFADSVSSQKRAAADGECREESLLQETASKEAAMATRMEEVQADLKQARLALGNAHAEIERLGVFSNQMKKECECLEAEKGHLRDEMKEYKVREQRQLQDNAELEDENISLQKQVSVLKENQVEFESIKLELTQKNDEQEEMRAQLDEAARLREIAEKQLDEALEALKEEREQKNSLRRELSALSLNPFDSVGNLELHLEQLDDSQEEGQGVEGEGEGEDQDSGINNGPGSAPDSAHPPRLGGSKSNGLIRRYSTPRNSDVFLRAPASGLVSDLLSELHFSDSQKLKQQLLQAEREKTSLVNKVEELQMQLVMSKQALTQQEDKVGSLTQQLEAVHSSRQHNQEAENKGDDETENGDGEVFDYEVDTKSKEVLEARMRSASEELLKLRDELSQAGSRYNTLEQRYKQEKDRWRAEAQELADKIRQCIKSSKQDQERISELEKEIGATRKVAIDSEGHLSVAQEELLAFSEELSNLYHHICVCNNLTPKRVTLDYYRDGARASGGGGARRFTFNNAQKKPRANDMFGSKASALQFMGEVDSAGTSGESPNCPGSPTLDFRDPSNVRNLVAVIRCQIKHLRVAVDLCRQRGAMPYSGLSSSVEAERDAESLLEEVLKLKSLLSTKREQIATLRTVLKANKQTAELALSNLKTKYETEKSMVSETMMKLRNELKALKEDAATFSSLRVMFASRCDQYVTQLDEMQRQLAAAEDEKKTLNSLLRMAIQQKLALTQRLEDLEAPLSPHSLNSSPRRSRAKELANKSGRAPRSPRSSPARPTLRSSPRASPVLGSSVPAMATHHLRSLTRSLHTSPR; this is translated from the exons gCATTTGCAGATTCCGTGAGCAGCCAGAAGCGTGCAGCTGCTGATGGAGAGTGTCGGGAGGAGAGCTTGCTGCAGGAGACGGCCTCGAAGGAGGCTGCCATGGCAACCCGCATGGAGGAAGTCCAGGCAGATCTCAAGCAAGCACGCCTTGCCCTGGGCAATGCCCACGCTGAGATCGAGAGACTGGGGGTTTTCTCCAACCAGATGAAGAAA GAGTGTGAGTGTCTGGAGGCAGAAAAGGGCCATCTGAGGGATGAGATGAAGGAATATAAAGTACGTGAGCAGCGCCAGTTGCAGGACAATGCAGAGCTGGAAGATGAGAACATATCTCTGCAAAAACAGGTTTCTGTGCTCAAGGAAAACCAG GTTGAATTTGAATCGATAAAGCTGGAGCTGACCCAGAAGAACGACGAGCAGGAGGAGATGCGAGCTCAGCTGGACGAGGCCGCAAGGCTGAGAGAGATAGCAGAGAAGCAGCTGGATGAGGCCCTAGAAGCcctgaaggaggagagggagcagaAGAACAGTCTGCGGCGAGAACTCTCTGCCCTCAGCCTTAACCCCTTTGATTCTGTGGGGAACCTGGAGCTCCATTTGGAGCAGCTAGATGACAGCCAGGAGGAAGGCCAGGGGGTGGAGGGAGAAGGTGAGGGAGAGGACCAGGACAGTGGCATTAATAATGGTCCTGGGTCTGCTCCCGATTCTGCTCACCCTCCTCGCTTGGGGGGCTCCAAAAGTAATGGCCTCATCCGTCGCTACTCCACTCCACGCAATAGTGATGTATTCCTGCGTGCTCCAGCCTCTGGGCTGGTGTCAGACCTGCTGAGTGAGCTACACTTCTCAGACAGTCAGAAACTAAAACAGCAGCTCCTACAG gCAGAACGAGAGAAAACTAGTCTGGTTAACAAGGTGGAGGAACTGCAGATGCAGTTGGTAATGTCCAAACAGGCACTCACTCAGCAAGAGGACAAGGTTGGATCTCTCACCCAACAGCTGGAAGCTGTGCACAGCAGCCGGCAGCACAACCAGGAGGCAGAAAACAAGGGAGATGATGAGACAGAGAATGGAGATGGTGAGGTCTTTGACTATGAGGTAGACACCAAGAGCAAGGAGGTGCTGGAGGCACGCATGCGGTCGGCCAGCGAAGAGCTTCTGAAGCTGCGAGATGAATTGTCTCAGGCAGGATCTCGCTATAACACTCTGGAGCAGCGATACAAACAAGAGAAGGATCGCTGGCGGGCAGAGGCTCAGGAGCTGGCTGACAAGATCCGCCAATGCATCAAGTCCAGCAAACAGGACCAAGAGCGCATTAGTGAGCTGGAGAAGGAGATTGGAGCCACACGGAAAGTGGCAATCGATTCAGAAGGGCATTTAAGTGTTGCCCAGGAAGAGCTGCTGGCCTTTTCCGAAGAGCTGTCCAACCTCTACCACCACATCTGCGTGTGCAACAACCTGACCCCTAAACGAGTCACCCTGGACTATTACCGTGATGGTGCCAGGGCaagtggtggaggtggtgcgCGAAGATTCACCTTCAACAACGCCCAGAAGAAGCCGCGAGCCAATGACATGTTCGGCTCCAAAGCTTCCGCCTTGCAGTTTATGGGGGAGGTGGACAGTGCAGGAACCAGTGGAGAGTCTCCTAACTGCCCTGGATCCCCCACCCTAGATTTCAGGGACCCCTCCAATGTCCGCAACTTGGTAGCAGTCATCCGTTGCCAGATCAAACACCTCAGG GTGGCAGTGGACCTCTGTCGTCAGAGGGGCGCGATGCCTTATTCAGGGTTGAGCAGCAGCGTAGAGGCAGAGCGGGATGCTGAAAGCCTCTTGGAAGAAGTGCTGAAGCTCAAGTCACTTCTCAGCACCAAGAGAGAACAGATTGCTACCCTCAGGACCGTCCTTAAGGCTAATAAACAG ACTGCAGAGTTGGCCCTGTCCAATTTGAAAACCAAGTATGAGACAGAGAAGAGCATGGTGTCAGAGACCATGATGAAACTGCGCAATGAGCTGAAAGCCTTGAAGGAGGACGCTGCCACCTTCTCTTCACTCCGTGTCATGTTTGCCAGCCG GTGTGACCAGTATGTCACCCAGTTGGATGAGATGCAGAGGCAGCTGGCAGCAGCTGAGGATGAGAAGAAGACACTGAATTCTCTGCTGCGTATGGCGATACAGCAGAAACTGGCCCTCACTCAGCGTTTGGAAGACCTGGAGGCCCCTCTGTCTCCTCACAGCTTGAACAGCAGCCCCCGCCGCTCCCGGGCCAAGGAGCTGGCCAACAAGTCAGGCCGGGCTCCACGGAGCCCCAGAAGCAGTCCTGCCCGACCCACACTGAGGAGCAGCCCACGGGCTAGCCCGGTTCTCGGCAGCAGCGTTCCTGCTATGGCCACGCACCACCTGCGAAGTCTAACCCGAAGTCTCCACACGAGCCCT